DNA sequence from the Acetobacteroides hydrogenigenes genome:
TAATACCCATAATATTTACATCTACATTTAAAACCTTTTAGCTGAAAAAGTTGTTACTATCTACAAAAGTCCCCATCAATGAGGCTTCGAAAAACTATCATCATCGCGCTCATTATAACAGCAACAATTGCTGCTATATGGTTTGGCGTAGGCCTAATAGTAATGAAAAATGCCATTATAAGCTACCAACCCCCAAAGTCGGGTAGCAGCTACGAGGATTTGGCTAGCACCAAATGCTTTAATGTGGCTCGATTCAGCAAACTCAAAAGGATTGAACTAACAATTCCATCAAAGGAAGATGGCTGCCTGCTATCCGGAACCCTAATATACAACCCAACCCCATCAGCAAAAACCATCATCTATAGCCATATGATTACAGGCTCGCGTTGGGATGTTCTAAAAGGGGGTAAAATTGACTCGCTGCTCGCGCGTGGCTTTAACGTGCTCACCTTCGACCAACGCGCACACGGCAAAAGCGAAGGTACGGTTCCCTCCTACGGTTTTCTAGAAAAGCACGATCTTGATCAATGGATCGATACCGTTGCCACCATATTCCCTAACGGTATCATTGGCGTTGAAGGCGTATCAACAGGGGCTGCAACGGCCATTCTTCATGCAGGAGAGATTAATCCCGAGAAGGAGACCTATAGAAAGGTGGCCTTCTACGTATTCGAATGCTCCTACTCCGATTTGGCAAAGCAGCTTGCCTACAAAATAAACCAGCACTACTACCTCCCCAACGTTGCACTAAGCACGTCGCTAAAAATACTGGATCATCCTTTCAACGGCTTCAACATCTACAATGTATCACCAGTAAAGGCTGCTCGTTACATTAGCGTTCCCGTTCTCTTTGTGCATAGCAAAGCCGACAGCTACGTTCCTACCCAAATGAGCGAGGAATTATACAAGGCTGTTCACGCTCCCAAGATGCTGCTACTCGTTCCAAAAGTAAACCATGCCGAAGCAGTAGATTCCCCAACACTCTACTGGAATACCTACGATTCATTCCTAAAAACCATCGTTAAGATTAAGCGGTAAAACGGCAAACCATCAAGGCTCACAAGGGTTGTAGCATCAAAAAAGAAGGTATATATTGTGACCTTCTTTATAGTTTCAAACCACAAACCACAACATTCTCATATGGAAGAAAAGAACATCGAAACCATGGAGCTTAGCGGAAGAACGCTAAGGGAGCTCTGGCTGGCCGCCAAGTGGGCAAAGCTGCTATCGATCATCACCGTTTGCATGTACTTTATTGTAATACTCCTTGTGATCTTCAGCGGCATCATAACCTCCCTATTTGCCGCAATGGTTCCGTTTGGGGGCTTCTTTATCGCTTTAATATACATTGTTGTGTACACCCTTACGGTACTCATTCCAGGAATTCTGCTCTACAACTTTGCCACCAACACCCAGAAGGCAATACTAAAAAACGATGACGACTTGGCAACCACAGGGGTCAAAAGGCTACGCCAGCTATTCCAGTACACCGGAATCCTAGCTTTAGCATCCATCCTCTTCATCGGTCTGGTAATCGCAATAAACGTACTATACGCTATTTTCTAGAAATACGGCGATTAAAAAGGAATAGCTACCTTTGCGCGCGTTTAGCATACATTGATGAGTAAAGGAAAAGTTGTAGTTGGACTATCGGGCGGTGTCGATTCGAGCGTTGCCGCCTACCTGCTTAAGGAGCAGGGGTACGAGGTTATCGGCATGTACATGCAAAACTGGCACGACACCACGGGTACGCTCGAAGGCGATTGCCCTTGGAACGACGACCTGATGATTGCCGAGATGGTAGCCAAGAAGCTCGATATCCCATTTATCTTTATCGACCTTAGCGACACCTACACCGATAGGGTGGTTAGCTACATGTTCTCGGAGTACGAGCGCGGGCGAACACCCAACCCCGATGTACTCTGCAACAGCGAGATTAAGTTTGAAGCATTCCTAAAGGCAGCACTCGATCAAGGGGCTGACTACCTAGCAACTGGGCACTACTGCCGTAAGGATACCATTGACGTTGATGGAAAACCAACCTATCGGCTGCTTGCCGGATCGGACCCTAACAAGGACCAGAGCTACTTCCTTTGCCAGCTCTCGCAGGAGCAGCTCTCCAAGGCGCTCTTTCCAATCGGGCACCTGCTAAAGCCAGAAGTCCGCAGAATTGCAGCGGAGCAGGATCTTCCTACCGCCGAAAAGAAGGACTCACAAGGGCTGTGCTTTGTGGGGAAAATCGATCTTCCCGTATTCCTTCAGCAAAAGCTAGCCGCAAAGCCCGGTATCACCGTCGAAATCGATCCTGCATTTTACGACAAGCTCCCCCAACGAACAACGCTTCAGGAGATGGCTCGCCCCTACTTCTACCATCCAAACAATGGGAAAAAGGTAGGAACGCACAACGGCGCCCACTTCTTTACCATTGGTCAGCGAAAGGGGATAAACGTAGGCGGCAAGGCGCTACCGCTGTTCGTTATTGCCATCGACGTTGAGAACAACACGCTCTACGTTGGACAGGGGCACGAACATCCAGGGCTTAACCGTAAGGGACTTTTCATAAAAGAAGCCGAAATTCACGCCATTCGTCCCGACTTGGCCATGAGCGTTGGCGAAGAGCGCCGCTACAAGGTGCGCATCCGCTACCGCCAGCCGCTGCAGGACGCAACGCTATACCGTACACAAGAGGGCCTATACATCATCTTCGACACCCCGCAACGCGGCATCACCGCCGGACAATTTGCGGCATGGTACGACAACGAGGAGCTCGTAGGTTCGGGGGTGATCTTCGAATAGAGCAGGCGCTTACCCATACAAAACGCCGATATCGGGAGAACTGATATCGGCGTTGCTATTTCTTACAGGGGCATCGGCTGAAATTGTATCGGCATCGATCAAAATTACATTGCCATCGATGCAATTTGAAGGGTTGCCGATACTTTTTGTACCGGCATCGGCTGAATTTACATCGACACCGATACAGTTTCAATGGGCATCGACCAAAACTACATCGGCGTCGGTACAATTTCAGTGGTCATTGGTGCAATTTGCTCACCTGCACGAGCAAATTGCTCAACCATCTGATGAAATTGCTCAGCTTCAGGAGCAATTTGCACAGATAAAGGAGGGAATTGCACAGCTAAGTGAGGAATTTGCTCATTTGATGGTGGAATTTGCTCAGCTACCGATGCAAATTGCAGGGTCATCGACTAAATTTCAATGGTTATCGGCTGAAAATCATCCGCCCGCCGCCCCGTTACCCTAAAAGGTTCGCTACCCGATAAGCTTCTCGGCATCGAGGAGCGCCGCGGGCTTACCAACGTCGATAATGCGGTTTTTGGAGACGTCGATGCCCTCTATAAAGTGGCTCTTGGCCAGATGGAGGTACAGGTCGACAATGGAGAACTTACCCTCGAAGCCATCCATCAGGTCGAAAATTGCGGGATTCACCACATGGATGCCGTTAAAGGCAAATGGCAGGTAGGTATCGCCAACGCGGGCAATCTTTTGCTCGTTGGTCTTTAGGTTCTTCCAGCCAACCAGCTGCATCGTATTGTCGAATAGAAAGTATCGGGACGATAGCCGATTGCTCACCGCCAACGAGGCCAACGCGCCGCTTTCCGCGTTTCTTCGATACAGGTCGGCAAGGTTGATATCGCTGATGATGTCGACGTTGTGGATTAGAAAAGGCTTCCCATCGCCAAAGAAATGGGCGGCCTTTTTTAGCCCGCCACCCGTATCGAGCAGCAGGTTTCGCTCGTCCGATACGGTGATGTTTACCCCGAAATAGTCCTTCTTGACAATGAACTCCTCCACCTTGTCGGCAAAGTGGTGTACGTTAATGATGATATCGGTAAAGCCGTACGATTTTAGGCGCTCCACCACATGCTCTATGAGCGGTTTACCGGCAAGAGGGACCAACGCTTTTGGCTTATCGTCGGTCAACGGTTTGAGGCGAGTTCCCAAACCGGCACAGAATATCATTGCTTTCATCAGCGGTTACACGTTTAAAAGTTGCTAGTCTAGAAATCGGCGAATGTTCTGCTCGCGATGGGTAAGCACCACCCGCACACTGGGGAACTTCTCCTTGATGTAGCGGGCACAGCGCTCGGCCGAATACACCGATCGGTGCTGCCCACCCGTGCAGCCAAAGCTTACCAGCAGGTGGTTAAAGCTCCGGCTGATGTACTTTGCCACAGCCTTGTCAACCAGGTTTAACGAATCGCCTAGAAACTCCTGCATCTCATCGTTTGCATCCAAATGCTCGATAACAAGCGCGTCCATTCCTGTCAGCTGGCGGAGCGCCTCTTCCCTTCCCGGATTATAAATGGCACGGCAGTCGAATACGAAACCGCCACCGTTGCCCGAGAAGTCATCGGGGATACCCTTCCTATAGGAGAAGCTGGTAACCGAAATGGTTAGCCTATCGGCAGGAAGCTCCACCTCGTACTTGCATGCCTGATCGGCAAGCCTTTTACACACCTCCATAAGGTAGCCACCCTCAAACGGATACTCCTTGCTGATTACCGCACGAAGATTTCGAAGCGCAGGGGCAATGCTCTGCAGAAAGTGAACCTTCTTCTCGAAGAATCCCCTAAAGCCATACGTTCCGAGCACCTGAAGCGTTCGGAATAGAATAAAGGTATTAATGCTCGCCTCTACCTGAGCGGTATCTACACCATAGCTGCGAAGCGTTTCGTAGTAGTGGTTTAGGTACTTCTTCCGCACATCATCGCTAAAGTTGGCCTTGGCCTGGTAAAGAAACGAAACGATATCGTAGCCTAGCGGACCAAGACGGGCTCCCTGAAAATCGATATAGTAGGGATTGTCGTTATTTACCATCATGTTGCGCGATTGGAAATCGCGATACAGCAAAAAGTTGCTATCCAGCGAGCATAGGTAGTTGGCCATATTCTCGAACGAATCCTCGAGCAGTAGCTCATCGAACTGAACGCTAGTGCACTTCAGAAAGCTATACTTAAAGTAGTTCAAATCCCAAAGTATAGAGCGCTTATCCATTTGCTGAATAGAGTAAAATCGGCTTGGATCAATACCCTTAACGCCTTCAATCTCTATTTTCACAAGATCTTCTACGACCTTTGTCATTAGCTCGTCGGTCGAAGAACTTCCGTCCATCAGCAAATCGTAAAGAGAGATATCCCCCAAATCAGTCTGAATGTAGGCCAACCTATCATCCGATACGGCAAGGACCTTGGGGACGCGCTTCCCCTTTCCCAAAAGATGCTCGGCAAGGTAAATAAACGCCTCGTTCTCGGCTATGCTTTCTCCAACGACTCCAATATAGGTGCTATTATCATGAAATATTCGGTAATACTTCCGGTTGGACCCAGCCCCAACCAGTGGCTTAATTTCGGGTTTAGCCCCTAAAAACTTTTCTGCTACGCGCAATAAGCTATCCATTATAATTAACCTTGAAGGTTAGACCTTTTAGACGAGCAGCCACCTGCTCGTCGTTAACATTACTAATTTCGTAGTAAGACAACTCCCTGCGAACCCTATAATTTCCTCTCAAATGTTCAAAAAGATCAGGGCTTTTACGAAGGGCTGCATCATCTGTAACTATATTGTAGGAGCTAAGAATACAATCTTTAATTCCCTGCTCTATCCCATTTTCGCCGTTAAACACAATCCTATTTTCAAGCATAGGCAGCTGCTGTGGCAACCATTTCGTATCTGTTTCAAATCCAAAAAAGCGAAGGATCTCATTAACAGCCATAGCCGTTCCATTAGACTTTCCTTCAAGAGAGTAACCTGCTATATGCGGTGTAGCAACGCTCACCATTCGAAGCAGATCAGCATCAATACAAGGCTCATTCTCCCAAACATCAAGCACCGAGTAGGATACCCGTTGGTTGGCAATAGCCAATTTTAAAGCACCACCATCCACAACCTCACCCCTTGATGCATTGATGAACACCATTGGCTTGCCGAACTTAGCAAAAAAATGCTTATCGGCCAGATGGAATGTTCTATCAACACCTTCACGAATAAGGGGAACGTGCAGAGTAACTATATCTGATTGCTGCAAAAGAGTGCCCAAATCTACAAAATCGGTCGAATTTTCAGCTCTGGCACGAGGAGGATCGTTTAAAAGAACCTTTAGCCCCAAATGGGAGGCAACAGCAGCTATTCTCCGTCCAACTTCACCAACGCCTACAATTCCCAACGTTTTACCCTCTAAACTTCCGTTCCCTACATTAGAAATATGAGCAAGCGCACTTAAAACATACTGCACCACACCATAAGCGTTACACCCTGGCGCATTTACCCAGCTAATACCATTTTTTTTGCAGTATCCCTTATCTATATGATCGTGCCCTATTGTTGCGGTAGCAATCATTCTTACATTGCTGCCGTCTAAAAGTTTCGCATCACATTTTGTACGTGTCCGTACCAGCAAAGCATCAGCATCCTTTACCAGTTCACGGGTAAAATGGCTACCTGTAGAATAAACAACCTCATCAAAGTATTGCTCTAGAACACCTTCTAGATAAGGGATTTTATCGTCTACAACAATTTTCATAACCCCATTAGTTTATACAAAGATGAAATAAAAAGGCCAATTTGCAGCATAGAAAAAAATATGAAAACTAAAACAAGAACACATACTTCTTTTGTCTTTAACACTTTCTCTTTTAACACTTTGCATTAACCATCTTTTTCTTAATTGCTATTTTTTTAAGATTTTACCTGCTTTCATACTCATACTTTTGTCCCGTTCATAATCGCATTCAATTGTTACATTAGTCAAAAAACCTTGCCATTTGAACTAATACAGGGGTTCATTTGGTAAGGTTTTTAGTTTAGAAACTTCCGAAAAACAAAAAAGGCCACCTTTTAATTGGCAGCCCCTTATCTCTTTCTAAAAATTCTACGATTTCTTTTTCTTAAAACTTATCCTATTCTCCTCCCCTTTAAACAAGCGTTTGATATTCTTACGGTGAGTAAAGATGAGCAATACAGCCACAACGTTACCAAAAATAACCAGTGGCATTGGTGCATTGGGCTGTAATAGGCTAATAAAAGCAGGGTAACAAACGCCTGCTATCATAGAGCCTACCGAGACGTACCGTGTAGCAACAAAAACTACAGCAAACACTAAAATGCAGAGCAATGCGCTAACTGGGCTTAAAGCAACCCCAATCCCCGCTAAAGTCGCCACACCTTTCCCTCCTCGAAATCCTGCAAAAATTGGAGCTATATGCCCAATCACAGCAAGAGCACCCAGCAGCAGCTGAAAATTTACGAACTGGCTCGTTCCTGGAGTATAATCAGAGAAATGAACTAGCATAACAGCAACAAATCCCTTCACAAAGTCTAAAGTAAAAACGGGTAGCGCAGCTTTTGGACCTAAAACCCTAAGCGTATTAGTTGCACCTGCATTTTTACTGCCATGCTCCCTTACATCTACCCCATAAAATCTCCTACCAATCCAAACAGCGCTAGGAATCGAACCAATGATGTAAGCAATGAAAAGCTGAATTCCATTCAAAGCTAATTCCATAATCTCTAAAAATTTGTCCCTGCAAAGAAGTGTAATTTATTTCTTTTGAACAAGTCGCTTACAACCTATTTTACAATAAAGAAATAAACCTCAATAACTTACAGGATGTTTTTTAACAAAATCTACCTTTTACTACCACTTTGTAATCTGTAAAACACCATAAGTTAGAGATTTAATCACGCTCCAACTATTGGTTCATCCAAAATGCAGTTAGCAATAAAAATCAACACATTAACAATCTCACAAATTTAAAGCCAACCTGTTAATCAAAAATGCGTATTTTTGACAAATTAAGCCTAGATTATGACTAAAAAGCAAAAATACGAGTTCATTGTTAAGTATTTCAGCGAGAAGATGCCAGACCCAAAAACAGAGCTGAAATACACAACCCCTTATGAGCTACTAGTTGCCGTAGTTCTATCGGCACAATGTACTGACAAGCGGGTAAACATGGTTACACCCAACTTTTTTAAAAGATTTCCAACGGTTGACACCCTTGCAGAGGGCAGCATTGAAGAAATATTTGACCTTATTCGATCAATATCATATCCAAACAACAAGTCAAAGCATCTACATGGTATGGCTCAAATGTTGCTAAAGAGTTTCAACGGAGAAATTCCCTCGGATGTTGACGAGCTGCAAATGCTTCCTGGAGTTGGACGAAAAACTGCAAATGTCATAGCATCAGTAATATTCAACAAACCTGCAATGGCTGTAGATACGCATGTATTCAGGGTTAGTAAACGATTAGGGCTAACCCCAAATGCAAAGAATCCTCTTGATACAGAAAGAGAACTTGTAAAACATTTTAAGGAAGAGCAGATCCCTAACGCGCATCATTGGCTAATACTCCATGGCAGGTACACCTGCTTTGCTCGCAAGCCAAACTGCAAAGAGTGTGGATTAACCCCAGTATGCAGCTACTATCTTGACTCTAGTTCA
Encoded proteins:
- the nth gene encoding endonuclease III, whose product is MTKKQKYEFIVKYFSEKMPDPKTELKYTTPYELLVAVVLSAQCTDKRVNMVTPNFFKRFPTVDTLAEGSIEEIFDLIRSISYPNNKSKHLHGMAQMLLKSFNGEIPSDVDELQMLPGVGRKTANVIASVIFNKPAMAVDTHVFRVSKRLGLTPNAKNPLDTERELVKHFKEEQIPNAHHWLILHGRYTCFARKPNCKECGLTPVCSYYLDSSSM
- the mnmA gene encoding tRNA 2-thiouridine(34) synthase MnmA, which gives rise to MSKGKVVVGLSGGVDSSVAAYLLKEQGYEVIGMYMQNWHDTTGTLEGDCPWNDDLMIAEMVAKKLDIPFIFIDLSDTYTDRVVSYMFSEYERGRTPNPDVLCNSEIKFEAFLKAALDQGADYLATGHYCRKDTIDVDGKPTYRLLAGSDPNKDQSYFLCQLSQEQLSKALFPIGHLLKPEVRRIAAEQDLPTAEKKDSQGLCFVGKIDLPVFLQQKLAAKPGITVEIDPAFYDKLPQRTTLQEMARPYFYHPNNGKKVGTHNGAHFFTIGQRKGINVGGKALPLFVIAIDVENNTLYVGQGHEHPGLNRKGLFIKEAEIHAIRPDLAMSVGEERRYKVRIRYRQPLQDATLYRTQEGLYIIFDTPQRGITAGQFAAWYDNEELVGSGVIFE
- a CDS encoding alpha/beta hydrolase, which produces MRLRKTIIIALIITATIAAIWFGVGLIVMKNAIISYQPPKSGSSYEDLASTKCFNVARFSKLKRIELTIPSKEDGCLLSGTLIYNPTPSAKTIIYSHMITGSRWDVLKGGKIDSLLARGFNVLTFDQRAHGKSEGTVPSYGFLEKHDLDQWIDTVATIFPNGIIGVEGVSTGAATAILHAGEINPEKETYRKVAFYVFECSYSDLAKQLAYKINQHYYLPNVALSTSLKILDHPFNGFNIYNVSPVKAARYISVPVLFVHSKADSYVPTQMSEELYKAVHAPKMLLLVPKVNHAEAVDSPTLYWNTYDSFLKTIVKIKR
- a CDS encoding RapZ C-terminal domain-containing protein, with the protein product MDSLLRVAEKFLGAKPEIKPLVGAGSNRKYYRIFHDNSTYIGVVGESIAENEAFIYLAEHLLGKGKRVPKVLAVSDDRLAYIQTDLGDISLYDLLMDGSSSTDELMTKVVEDLVKIEIEGVKGIDPSRFYSIQQMDKRSILWDLNYFKYSFLKCTSVQFDELLLEDSFENMANYLCSLDSNFLLYRDFQSRNMMVNNDNPYYIDFQGARLGPLGYDIVSFLYQAKANFSDDVRKKYLNHYYETLRSYGVDTAQVEASINTFILFRTLQVLGTYGFRGFFEKKVHFLQSIAPALRNLRAVISKEYPFEGGYLMEVCKRLADQACKYEVELPADRLTISVTSFSYRKGIPDDFSGNGGGFVFDCRAIYNPGREEALRQLTGMDALVIEHLDANDEMQEFLGDSLNLVDKAVAKYISRSFNHLLVSFGCTGGQHRSVYSAERCARYIKEKFPSVRVVLTHREQNIRRFLD
- the plsY gene encoding glycerol-3-phosphate 1-O-acyltransferase PlsY, which gives rise to MELALNGIQLFIAYIIGSIPSAVWIGRRFYGVDVREHGSKNAGATNTLRVLGPKAALPVFTLDFVKGFVAVMLVHFSDYTPGTSQFVNFQLLLGALAVIGHIAPIFAGFRGGKGVATLAGIGVALSPVSALLCILVFAVVFVATRYVSVGSMIAGVCYPAFISLLQPNAPMPLVIFGNVVAVLLIFTHRKNIKRLFKGEENRISFKKKKS
- a CDS encoding 4-phosphoerythronate dehydrogenase; the encoded protein is MKIVVDDKIPYLEGVLEQYFDEVVYSTGSHFTRELVKDADALLVRTRTKCDAKLLDGSNVRMIATATIGHDHIDKGYCKKNGISWVNAPGCNAYGVVQYVLSALAHISNVGNGSLEGKTLGIVGVGEVGRRIAAVASHLGLKVLLNDPPRARAENSTDFVDLGTLLQQSDIVTLHVPLIREGVDRTFHLADKHFFAKFGKPMVFINASRGEVVDGGALKLAIANQRVSYSVLDVWENEPCIDADLLRMVSVATPHIAGYSLEGKSNGTAMAVNEILRFFGFETDTKWLPQQLPMLENRIVFNGENGIEQGIKDCILSSYNIVTDDAALRKSPDLFEHLRGNYRVRRELSYYEISNVNDEQVAARLKGLTFKVNYNG
- a CDS encoding nucleotidyltransferase family protein — protein: MKAMIFCAGLGTRLKPLTDDKPKALVPLAGKPLIEHVVERLKSYGFTDIIINVHHFADKVEEFIVKKDYFGVNITVSDERNLLLDTGGGLKKAAHFFGDGKPFLIHNVDIISDINLADLYRRNAESGALASLAVSNRLSSRYFLFDNTMQLVGWKNLKTNEQKIARVGDTYLPFAFNGIHVVNPAIFDLMDGFEGKFSIVDLYLHLAKSHFIEGIDVSKNRIIDVGKPAALLDAEKLIG